In Pseudoxanthomonas indica, the following are encoded in one genomic region:
- a CDS encoding MFS transporter: protein MSEISSRATPVAEPRQGGIRAWWIWALAVTFVILLFNVQTGYAILNSRVAEDLQLSLEQIGFVAACYTWVFAIAQLFSGALLDRVGARKVLLPAIALVTMGVFLFAFAESYEMILISQIVLAVGSCAGFVGAGYVGGVWFGMARFGFMFGLVQLVAALSSAFGQAGFDAALLRWSWREVMNGFGIFGVGLLLLAMLFVRNPRPVESSRQQGGFVAGVLASIAEVLKKPQIWIVSLVGAITFGAVLALGVVWMPKLLVAHGLSESNANWSTACIWLGLAAGSPLIARWSDATRSRRQPIILTTLVQVALVAALVYMPMSPMLAMALCFCFGFANAGHMLSFSAAADIVPPRLIGTSASIVNGSMFILGGVLMGLPGKFLDDGATTLAGFQTAMLPCVGTLIVSGLLAFAIKESYPRS from the coding sequence ATGAGCGAGATCTCTTCCCGTGCCACGCCCGTGGCAGAGCCCCGCCAGGGTGGCATCCGCGCCTGGTGGATCTGGGCGCTGGCGGTGACGTTCGTCATCCTGCTGTTCAACGTGCAGACCGGCTATGCGATCCTCAATTCGCGGGTGGCCGAGGATCTGCAGCTGTCGCTGGAACAGATTGGATTCGTGGCGGCGTGTTACACCTGGGTATTCGCCATCGCCCAATTGTTCAGTGGTGCGTTGCTGGATCGTGTGGGTGCGCGCAAGGTGCTGTTGCCGGCCATCGCGCTGGTGACGATGGGCGTGTTTCTGTTCGCCTTCGCCGAAAGCTACGAGATGATCCTGATCTCGCAGATCGTGCTGGCCGTGGGCTCCTGTGCCGGTTTCGTCGGCGCCGGCTACGTCGGCGGCGTGTGGTTCGGCATGGCCCGGTTCGGCTTCATGTTCGGCCTGGTGCAGCTGGTCGCCGCGCTGTCCTCGGCCTTCGGCCAGGCCGGCTTCGACGCGGCGCTGCTGCGCTGGAGCTGGCGCGAGGTGATGAACGGCTTCGGCATCTTCGGTGTGGGACTGTTGTTGCTGGCGATGTTGTTCGTCCGCAATCCCAGGCCCGTTGAGTCTTCCCGGCAACAGGGTGGCTTTGTGGCGGGCGTGCTGGCCAGCATCGCCGAGGTATTGAAGAAGCCGCAGATCTGGATCGTGTCGCTGGTCGGCGCCATCACCTTTGGCGCGGTGTTGGCCCTGGGCGTGGTCTGGATGCCGAAGCTGCTGGTGGCGCATGGCCTGTCCGAATCCAACGCCAACTGGTCCACTGCGTGCATCTGGCTGGGGTTGGCCGCAGGCAGCCCGCTGATTGCGCGCTGGTCCGATGCCACGCGCTCGCGCCGACAACCGATCATCCTGACGACGCTGGTACAGGTGGCCTTGGTGGCGGCGCTGGTCTACATGCCGATGAGCCCGATGCTGGCGATGGCGCTGTGCTTCTGCTTCGGCTTTGCCAACGCCGGGCACATGTTGTCGTTCTCGGCGGCTGCGGACATCGTGCCGCCCCGGTTGATCGGAACCTCGGCCTCCATCGTCAACGGCTCCATGTTCATCCTGGGCGGTGTGTTGATGGGGTTGCCGGGCAAATTCCTCGATGACGGCGCGACCACCCTGGCCGGCTTCCAGACAGCGATGCTGCCGTGTGTCGGCACGCTGATCGTGTCGGGCTTGCTGGCATTCGCCATCAAGGAAAGTTACCCGCGCAGCTGA
- the guaD gene encoding guanine deaminase — translation MEIALRGAYIDFKDNPFRNDPSGCLVHESDAIIWIRDGKVLQVGPASDLLPQLPEGIPVTHYRDSVILPGFIDSHVHYPQTPIIGAYGEQLLEWLNNYTFVAEQAFADKDVAREVARFYLRENLRNGVTSATVYCTVFPQSVDALFEEAQPYGMRLMAGKIMMDRNAPAALTDTAQSGYDQSKQLIERWHGKDRFEYVITPRFAPTSTPEQLEAAGALAREYPDTLIQSHISENKNEIAWVNQLFPQHKGYADVYRHFGLLRERAIYGHGIHLTEEELHLFSETGAAIAHCPTSNLFLGSGLFNIRTALDAKRPVHVGLATDLGAGTSFSLLQTLNEAYKVAQLNGVPLSATHAFYQATRGTAEALGLQDRIGRIAAGMEADFAVLDLQSTPLIRFRMKYADSIEEALFINMTLGDDRAIRATWVNGACVYDREQDAQQEVRA, via the coding sequence GTGGAAATCGCACTACGAGGCGCCTACATCGATTTCAAGGACAATCCCTTCCGGAACGATCCCTCAGGCTGTCTGGTCCATGAGTCGGACGCCATCATCTGGATACGCGACGGCAAGGTCCTGCAGGTCGGACCCGCCTCCGACCTTCTCCCGCAGTTGCCGGAAGGCATACCCGTCACCCACTACCGCGACAGCGTCATCCTGCCGGGCTTCATCGACAGCCATGTGCACTACCCGCAGACACCGATCATCGGCGCCTACGGCGAGCAGTTGCTGGAATGGCTGAACAACTACACCTTCGTGGCCGAACAGGCCTTTGCCGACAAGGACGTGGCGCGCGAAGTGGCGCGCTTCTACCTGCGTGAGAACCTGCGCAACGGGGTGACCTCGGCCACGGTCTACTGCACCGTGTTCCCGCAATCGGTCGATGCCCTGTTCGAAGAGGCCCAGCCGTACGGCATGCGCCTGATGGCCGGCAAGATCATGATGGATCGCAATGCGCCGGCCGCGCTCACCGACACCGCCCAGAGCGGCTACGACCAGTCCAAGCAGCTGATCGAGCGCTGGCACGGCAAGGATCGCTTCGAATACGTGATCACTCCGCGTTTCGCGCCGACCTCCACGCCCGAGCAGCTGGAAGCCGCGGGTGCGCTTGCACGGGAGTATCCGGACACCCTGATCCAGTCGCACATCTCGGAGAACAAGAACGAGATCGCCTGGGTCAACCAGCTCTTCCCGCAGCACAAGGGCTACGCCGACGTTTATCGGCACTTCGGCCTGCTGCGCGAGCGCGCCATCTACGGGCATGGCATCCACCTGACCGAGGAGGAACTGCATCTGTTCTCCGAAACCGGCGCGGCCATCGCCCATTGCCCCACGTCCAACCTGTTCCTCGGCAGTGGCCTGTTCAACATCCGCACGGCCCTGGACGCCAAGCGTCCCGTGCACGTGGGGCTTGCCACGGATCTGGGCGCGGGCACCAGCTTCTCGCTGCTGCAGACGCTCAACGAGGCCTACAAGGTCGCCCAGCTCAATGGCGTCCCGCTCTCCGCCACCCACGCGTTCTACCAGGCCACGCGCGGTACGGCCGAAGCGCTCGGCCTGCAGGATCGGATCGGCCGCATCGCCGCCGGAATGGAAGCCGACTTTGCAGTGCTGGATCTGCAGTCGACGCCGTTGATCCGTTTCCGCATGAAGTACGCCGACAGCATCGAGGAAGCATTGTTCATCAATATGACGCTGGGCGACGATCGCGCCATTCGCGCGACCTGGGTCAATGGCGCCTGCGTCTATGACCGCGAGCAGGATGCACAACAGGAGGTGCGGGCATGA
- a CDS encoding MarR family winged helix-turn-helix transcriptional regulator — protein sequence MPKINNAATRDDVDELIARWVRERPELSLASTEVVGRILRLNHFVMRREEAVLAPWRMHSGEFNLLAALRREGPHYQLAPNELQARLLVSSGALTNRIDRLEAARLVKRVPDPVDRRSVQIKLTPAGRRNIDAAIEKILVAERELLAPLTAPERKQLAGLLRRLLVPQERQRPRRGRAAKAPAA from the coding sequence GTGCCAAAAATCAACAATGCCGCCACGCGGGACGATGTCGATGAACTCATCGCACGCTGGGTGCGTGAACGTCCCGAATTGTCGCTGGCGAGCACCGAAGTGGTCGGTCGCATCCTGCGACTGAATCACTTTGTGATGCGCCGCGAAGAGGCGGTGCTGGCGCCATGGCGCATGCATAGTGGTGAGTTCAATCTGCTGGCGGCGTTGCGCCGCGAAGGCCCGCATTACCAGTTGGCGCCCAACGAGTTGCAGGCCCGCCTGCTGGTGTCGTCCGGAGCATTGACCAATCGAATCGATCGGCTGGAGGCGGCCAGGCTGGTCAAACGCGTGCCCGATCCGGTGGATCGGCGCAGCGTGCAGATCAAGTTGACGCCCGCCGGGCGCCGCAACATTGATGCGGCCATCGAAAAGATCCTGGTCGCCGAGCGCGAGCTGTTGGCTCCGCTTACCGCCCCGGAGCGCAAGCAACTGGCCGGATTGCTGCGACGCCTGCTGGTGCCTCAGGAACGGCAGCGCCCGCGCCGGGGCCGCGCGGCGAAGGCCCCCGCCGCGTGA
- a CDS encoding DNA topoisomerase I codes for MSKHLLIVESPAKAKTINKYLGKDFQVLASYGHVRDLVPKEGAVDPDNGFAMRYDLIDKNEKHVDAIAKAAKAADDIFLATDPDREGEAISWHIAEILKERGLLKDKPVHRVVFTEITPRAIKEAMAQPRQIAGDLVDAQQARRALDYLVGFNLSPVLWRKVQRGLSAGRVQSPALRMIVEREEEIEAFIAREYWSIEAECAHPRQAFTAKLTKLDGQKFEQFTVTDGDTAEAARLRIQQAAQGSLHVTDVASKERKRRPSPPFTTSTLQQEASRKLGFTTRKTMQVAQKLYEGVAVGDEGTVGLISYMRTDSVSLSAEALSDIRDVIARDFGTQALPDKPNFYQTKAKNAQEAHEAVRPTSALRTPSQMSRYLTDDERKLYDLIWKRAVACQMVPATLNTVSVDLAAGNAHSFRASGTTVIDPGFLAVYEEGKDTKSADDEDEGRKLPAMKPGDRVPLDRIHADQHFTQPPPRFTEAALVKALEEYGIGRPSTYASIIQTLLFRKYTEMEGRAFKPTDVGRAVSKFLSGHFTQYVDYDFTAKLEDELDAVSRGEEEWVPLMEKFWGPFKELIEEKKESVDRSEATGARDLGTDPKSGKPVSVRLGRYGPYAQIGDKDTDEKLEFASLRPGQSMHTISIEEALELFKLPRKLGLDGEDEVSVGIGRFGPFAKRGSVYASLKKEDDPYTIDLARAVFLINEKEEIARNRIIKEFDSSDIQVLNGRFGPYISDGKLNGKIPKDREPASLTLAEVQQLLEETGKPARRGFGAKKGAAKKAPAKKAAATKKAAATKKEAAPKKAAAKKATKKTAAKKAPAKKAVKKALPAAPEPAKSLLTPTRIEPGKKRVAKKSDAPF; via the coding sequence ATGTCCAAACACCTGCTCATCGTTGAATCGCCGGCCAAGGCCAAGACGATCAATAAGTATCTCGGCAAGGACTTCCAGGTCCTGGCCTCCTACGGCCATGTGCGTGACCTGGTGCCGAAGGAAGGAGCGGTGGACCCGGACAACGGCTTCGCGATGCGCTACGACCTGATCGACAAGAACGAAAAGCACGTCGATGCCATCGCCAAGGCGGCCAAGGCGGCCGACGACATCTTCCTGGCCACTGACCCGGATCGCGAAGGCGAGGCGATCAGCTGGCACATTGCCGAGATCCTGAAGGAACGCGGCCTGCTCAAGGACAAACCCGTGCACCGGGTGGTGTTCACCGAGATCACCCCGCGTGCGATCAAGGAAGCCATGGCCCAGCCACGGCAGATCGCCGGCGACCTGGTCGACGCCCAGCAGGCGCGCCGGGCGCTGGACTATCTGGTCGGCTTCAACCTGTCGCCGGTGTTGTGGCGCAAGGTCCAGCGCGGCCTGTCCGCCGGCCGCGTGCAATCGCCGGCGCTGCGCATGATCGTCGAGCGCGAGGAGGAGATCGAAGCCTTCATCGCCCGCGAGTACTGGAGCATCGAGGCCGAGTGCGCGCATCCGCGCCAGGCCTTCACCGCCAAGCTGACCAAGCTGGACGGGCAGAAGTTCGAGCAGTTCACCGTCACCGACGGCGACACCGCCGAAGCCGCGCGCCTGCGCATCCAGCAGGCCGCGCAGGGGTCGCTGCATGTCACCGACGTGGCCAGCAAGGAGCGCAAGCGCCGGCCTTCGCCGCCCTTCACCACCTCGACCCTGCAGCAGGAAGCCTCGCGCAAGCTCGGCTTCACCACCCGCAAGACCATGCAGGTGGCACAAAAGCTGTACGAAGGCGTCGCCGTGGGCGATGAAGGCACGGTCGGCCTGATCAGCTACATGCGTACCGACTCGGTCAGCCTGTCGGCGGAAGCGCTGAGCGACATCCGCGACGTGATTGCGCGCGACTTCGGCACCCAGGCGCTGCCGGACAAGCCCAACTTCTACCAGACCAAGGCCAAGAACGCGCAGGAAGCGCACGAGGCCGTGCGTCCCACCTCCGCGCTGCGCACGCCCTCGCAGATGTCGCGCTACCTCACCGACGACGAGCGCAAGCTCTACGATCTGATCTGGAAGCGTGCGGTGGCCTGCCAGATGGTGCCGGCCACGCTCAACACGGTCAGCGTGGATCTGGCGGCCGGCAATGCCCACAGCTTCCGCGCCAGCGGCACCACCGTGATCGACCCGGGCTTCCTGGCGGTCTACGAGGAAGGCAAGGACACGAAGAGCGCCGATGACGAAGACGAAGGCCGCAAGCTGCCGGCGATGAAGCCGGGCGATCGCGTGCCGCTGGATCGCATCCACGCCGATCAGCATTTCACCCAGCCGCCGCCGCGCTTCACCGAAGCGGCGCTGGTCAAGGCGCTGGAGGAGTACGGCATCGGCCGTCCGTCCACCTACGCCTCGATCATCCAGACCCTGCTGTTCCGCAAGTACACCGAAATGGAAGGCCGCGCCTTCAAGCCCACCGACGTGGGCCGGGCGGTGTCCAAGTTCCTCAGCGGTCACTTCACCCAGTACGTGGACTACGACTTCACCGCCAAGCTCGAAGACGAGCTGGATGCGGTCTCGCGCGGCGAGGAAGAGTGGGTGCCGCTGATGGAGAAGTTCTGGGGCCCGTTCAAGGAACTGATCGAAGAGAAGAAGGAATCGGTCGACCGCAGCGAAGCCACTGGCGCGCGCGATCTGGGCACCGATCCCAAGAGCGGCAAGCCGGTCAGCGTGCGCCTGGGCCGTTACGGGCCGTATGCGCAGATCGGCGACAAGGACACCGACGAGAAGCTGGAGTTCGCCTCGCTGCGTCCCGGCCAGTCGATGCACACCATCTCGATCGAAGAGGCGCTGGAGCTGTTCAAGCTGCCACGCAAGCTGGGCCTGGATGGCGAGGACGAAGTGAGCGTTGGCATCGGCCGCTTTGGCCCGTTCGCCAAGCGCGGCAGCGTCTACGCCTCGCTGAAGAAGGAAGATGATCCGTACACGATCGATCTGGCGCGCGCGGTTTTCCTGATCAACGAGAAGGAAGAAATCGCCCGCAACCGGATCATCAAGGAATTCGACAGCAGCGACATCCAGGTGTTGAACGGCCGCTTTGGTCCGTACATCAGCGACGGCAAGCTCAACGGCAAGATTCCCAAGGATCGCGAGCCGGCGTCGCTGACCCTGGCCGAAGTACAGCAATTGCTGGAAGAAACCGGCAAGCCGGCACGTCGCGGCTTTGGTGCCAAGAAGGGCGCGGCCAAGAAGGCGCCGGCCAAGAAGGCCGCTGCCACCAAGAAGGCCGCTGCCACCAAGAAGGAAGCCGCGCCGAAGAAGGCGGCTGCCAAGAAGGCCACCAAGAAAACCGCCGCCAAGAAAGCCCCGGCAAAAAAGGCAGTCAAGAAGGCCCTCCCCGCCGCTCCCGAGCCTGCCAAGTCATTGCTGACGCCGACCAGGATCGAGCCAGGCAAGAAGCGCGTGGCGAAGAAGTCCGACGCGCCGTTCTGA
- a CDS encoding Sua5/YciO/YrdC/YwlC family protein produces the protein MPAGRLSNEEAVIALRAGGVILYPTEGVWGIGCDPFQEAAVMRLLDVKQRMVEKGVILIAADLDQLRPCLDLGALPAARLAAVLESWPGPNTWVMPATPQVPRWITGDHDSLAVRVSAHPTVVALCRAFGGPLVSTSANLSGQPAVTRREDLDPQLLARVAGVSEGETGGLTTPTPIRDARSGQSLRA, from the coding sequence ATGCCCGCAGGCAGACTGAGCAACGAGGAAGCCGTGATCGCCTTGCGCGCTGGCGGCGTGATCCTCTATCCGACCGAAGGGGTCTGGGGCATCGGCTGTGATCCGTTCCAGGAAGCCGCCGTGATGCGGCTGCTGGACGTCAAGCAGCGAATGGTCGAGAAGGGCGTGATCCTGATCGCCGCGGATCTGGATCAGCTACGGCCCTGCCTGGATCTGGGCGCGCTGCCGGCAGCGCGGCTGGCCGCGGTGCTGGAGAGCTGGCCGGGACCCAACACCTGGGTCATGCCCGCCACGCCGCAGGTACCGCGCTGGATCACGGGCGATCACGACAGCCTGGCGGTGCGGGTCAGCGCCCACCCCACCGTGGTGGCGCTGTGCCGGGCCTTCGGCGGGCCGCTGGTGTCGACCAGCGCCAACCTGTCGGGCCAGCCGGCGGTGACCCGCCGCGAGGATCTCGACCCGCAACTGCTGGCGCGCGTGGCCGGGGTGAGCGAAGGCGAGACCGGCGGGCTGACCACGCCCACGCCGATCCGCGATGCTCGCAGCGGGCAATCCCTGCGCGCCTGA
- a CDS encoding DUF4124 domain-containing protein gives MPVVRAFASLPLLLMAAMAVNAQELVIYRCEDATGQLTLRDSPCPPGEKQQARSMQRPRDPAQSSAPAVQTSTPTAPIAPASAPPPVVYRAPPRPMYECEAPDGSRYTNETGEGQARWESWVGYGYFWPRGGGVGGGPRPPTTPPPGTPPPDRPRPPVVGVVPVGGTWVRDVCHMLPQAETCARLSDRRYEILRRYGSAMPSERRTLDLEQRGIDARMANDCRNP, from the coding sequence ATGCCCGTCGTCCGCGCCTTCGCCTCACTCCCACTGCTGCTGATGGCCGCGATGGCCGTGAATGCGCAGGAACTGGTGATCTACCGCTGCGAGGACGCAACAGGCCAGCTGACCTTGCGCGATTCGCCCTGCCCACCCGGCGAAAAGCAGCAGGCACGCAGCATGCAGCGGCCGCGGGATCCGGCACAGTCGAGCGCGCCGGCGGTGCAGACAAGCACGCCAACCGCGCCTATCGCCCCCGCGTCCGCGCCACCGCCGGTGGTGTACCGCGCACCGCCGCGACCGATGTACGAATGCGAAGCGCCGGATGGCAGCCGCTACACCAACGAAACCGGCGAAGGCCAGGCGCGCTGGGAATCCTGGGTGGGCTACGGCTATTTCTGGCCACGCGGCGGCGGCGTGGGGGGTGGCCCGCGTCCGCCTACCACGCCCCCGCCCGGCACGCCACCGCCGGATCGGCCGCGTCCGCCGGTGGTCGGGGTGGTGCCCGTGGGAGGCACCTGGGTGCGCGATGTCTGCCACATGCTGCCGCAGGCCGAGACCTGCGCACGCCTGTCCGATCGCCGATATGAGATCCTTCGCCGCTATGGCAGCGCCATGCCGAGTGAACGCCGCACGCTCGATCTCGAACAGCGCGGGATTGACGCACGCATGGCCAACGATTGCAGGAATCCTTGA
- a CDS encoding DUF4124 domain-containing protein: MFALLASPAHAGDVAIYRCTDAGGAVTMQNMPCPKGVHQEKKLMQSITTVPMVDKAPAAKAPAPSPAAAPAPSSQVSVDLATPSADGDTTQPAPGDLAKLPPPKLFRCTTRESSTYVTEDSEPQERCLPLRTVGLDGNPQNGAGNACEVVRDNCAPIADEGLCEAWKKRHDEAEVAWRFTRPESEQKNRAEFERAQRILAESNCAGR; the protein is encoded by the coding sequence ATGTTTGCCTTGCTCGCGTCTCCCGCTCATGCGGGAGACGTCGCGATCTACCGCTGCACCGACGCCGGCGGCGCGGTGACAATGCAGAACATGCCGTGTCCCAAGGGCGTGCATCAGGAAAAAAAGCTGATGCAGTCCATCACCACCGTGCCCATGGTCGACAAGGCGCCCGCCGCCAAAGCGCCCGCGCCCTCACCTGCAGCTGCACCTGCGCCCTCGTCGCAAGTGTCGGTCGATCTCGCGACGCCGTCCGCCGATGGCGACACCACCCAACCAGCGCCCGGTGATCTGGCCAAACTGCCACCGCCCAAACTGTTCCGCTGCACCACGCGCGAATCCAGCACCTACGTCACCGAAGACAGCGAGCCGCAGGAGCGCTGCCTGCCATTGCGCACCGTCGGTCTGGACGGCAATCCGCAGAATGGCGCCGGCAATGCCTGCGAAGTGGTGCGCGACAACTGCGCACCGATTGCCGACGAAGGCCTGTGCGAAGCCTGGAAGAAACGCCACGACGAAGCCGAAGTGGCCTGGCGCTTCACCCGCCCCGAAAGCGAGCAGAAGAATCGCGCCGAGTTCGAGCGCGCGCAACGCATCCTCGCTGAGAGCAACTGTGCTGGGCGTTGA
- a CDS encoding SDR family oxidoreductase, translated as MATHRWRLDGQIALITGASAGIGLAIARELLGLGADTLLVARDADLLDAAREELMEEFSDRTIAVLAADVADDEDRRAILDWAEDHADGLNLLINNAGGNVTRAAIEYSEDEWRGIFETNLFSAFELSRYAHPLLTRHASSAIVNVGSVSGITAVRSGAPYGMTKAALHQLTRNLAVEWAEDGVRVNSVAPWYIRTRRTSAPLADPDYYDEVIARTPMRRIGEPEEVAAAVGFLCLPAASYITGECIAVDGGFLRYGF; from the coding sequence ATGGCGACACATCGCTGGCGACTGGATGGCCAGATTGCCCTGATCACCGGTGCGAGCGCCGGCATTGGCCTGGCCATTGCACGCGAACTGCTGGGCCTGGGGGCCGACACGCTGCTGGTGGCGCGCGATGCCGATCTGCTCGACGCCGCACGCGAAGAACTGATGGAGGAATTCTCCGACCGCACGATTGCCGTGCTGGCGGCGGACGTGGCTGACGACGAGGATCGTCGCGCCATCCTCGACTGGGCCGAAGATCATGCCGACGGCTTGAACCTGCTGATCAACAACGCCGGCGGCAATGTCACGCGCGCTGCCATCGAGTACAGCGAAGACGAATGGCGCGGCATTTTCGAGACCAACCTGTTCTCGGCGTTCGAGCTTTCGCGCTATGCGCATCCGCTGCTGACGCGCCATGCCAGTTCTGCCATCGTCAACGTGGGCAGCGTGTCGGGAATAACTGCCGTGCGCAGCGGTGCGCCCTATGGCATGACCAAGGCGGCACTGCACCAGCTGACCCGCAACCTGGCGGTGGAATGGGCCGAAGATGGCGTACGGGTCAACTCGGTCGCGCCGTGGTATATCCGCACACGTCGCACCTCGGCGCCGCTGGCCGATCCGGACTACTACGATGAAGTGATCGCGCGTACGCCGATGCGGCGCATCGGCGAGCCGGAAGAAGTTGCGGCGGCGGTCGGCTTCCTTTGCCTTCCCGCCGCCAGCTACATCACCGGCGAATGCATCGCCGTGGACGGAGGCTTCCTGCGCTACGGCTTCTGA
- the sppA gene encoding signal peptide peptidase SppA, with protein sequence MNQPVRRGPVASFFVGAWNVVNFARKLFLNILFFGFLFFLLLVMLLVAGMKSGGGAAPLFDRTTLVVAPEGRLVEQYSSDPATRALAKLINDKEAEEIQLRDLVRGIDAASKDKRIERMLLRVDRLQPTGYASLREVAAALQRFRASGKQIVAFGENVGQLQYLLAAQANEVYLDPMGGLLLEGLGRYRQYFRQALQEKLGVDVHVFRVGEFKSAVEPYVLDAASKEAKEADLFWMNDVWQRYLADVASARKLEPQQLASGIDTLPEGIAAAGGDLARFALQQKLVDGLKTREEVENLLIERGVADEDSDTGFRAVSLEGYLTHMDTQRPPTLDSRPQVAVVVAEGEIVDGEQPAGRVGGESTSALLREARDDDDVKAVVLRVDSPGGGVFASEQIRREVAALKAAGKPVVVSMGDLAASGGYWISMNADRIYADPSTITGSIGIFGMIPTVPRTLEKIGVHTDGVGTTRFAGAFDITRPLDPAVGQIIQSVINKGYADFTGKVAQARKKPVEAVDEVARGRVWSGAQARERGLVDELGGMQAAIDDAAKRAKFAKADDYRVRYIEQSASPFEQFLGRMASTRMGALWLKDSDMARAVLAKRLPEGETQLRFVEEAIQSRQGSPVKALAYCFCGY encoded by the coding sequence ATGAATCAGCCTGTCCGCCGCGGACCCGTCGCCAGCTTCTTCGTTGGCGCGTGGAATGTGGTGAATTTCGCCCGCAAGTTGTTCCTCAACATCCTGTTCTTCGGCTTCCTGTTCTTCCTGCTGCTGGTCATGCTGCTGGTCGCGGGCATGAAGTCCGGTGGCGGAGCCGCGCCCCTGTTCGATCGCACCACCCTGGTGGTGGCACCGGAAGGCCGCCTGGTCGAGCAATACAGCTCCGACCCGGCCACCCGCGCGCTGGCCAAGCTGATCAACGACAAGGAAGCCGAGGAAATCCAGCTGCGTGACCTCGTGCGCGGCATTGATGCCGCCAGCAAGGACAAGCGCATCGAACGCATGCTGCTGCGCGTGGATCGCCTGCAACCCACCGGCTACGCCTCTTTGCGCGAAGTGGCCGCGGCGCTGCAGCGCTTCCGCGCTTCCGGCAAGCAGATCGTGGCGTTCGGCGAAAACGTCGGTCAGCTGCAGTACCTGCTGGCCGCGCAGGCCAACGAGGTGTACCTGGATCCGATGGGTGGCCTGCTGCTCGAAGGCCTGGGCCGCTACCGCCAGTATTTCCGCCAGGCCCTGCAGGAAAAGCTGGGCGTGGACGTGCACGTGTTCCGCGTCGGCGAGTTCAAGTCGGCGGTGGAGCCGTACGTGCTGGACGCCGCCTCCAAGGAAGCCAAGGAAGCCGACCTGTTCTGGATGAACGATGTCTGGCAGCGCTATCTGGCTGATGTGGCCAGCGCCCGCAAGCTGGAGCCGCAGCAGTTGGCGTCCGGCATCGACACGCTGCCCGAAGGCATCGCCGCCGCCGGCGGCGACCTGGCGCGCTTCGCCCTGCAGCAGAAGCTGGTCGACGGCCTGAAGACGCGCGAGGAAGTGGAGAACCTGCTGATCGAACGCGGCGTGGCCGACGAGGATTCCGATACCGGTTTCCGCGCCGTGTCGCTGGAAGGCTATCTGACCCATATGGATACGCAGCGTCCGCCGACCCTGGACTCGCGCCCGCAAGTAGCCGTGGTGGTGGCCGAAGGCGAGATCGTCGACGGCGAACAGCCGGCCGGTCGCGTTGGCGGCGAATCCACTTCCGCGCTGCTGCGTGAGGCGCGCGATGACGATGACGTCAAGGCCGTGGTGCTGCGCGTGGATTCCCCGGGTGGCGGCGTGTTCGCCTCCGAGCAGATCCGTCGCGAAGTCGCCGCCTTGAAGGCAGCGGGCAAGCCGGTCGTGGTCTCGATGGGCGACCTGGCCGCCTCCGGTGGTTACTGGATTTCGATGAACGCCGATCGCATCTACGCCGATCCGTCGACCATCACCGGTTCCATCGGCATCTTCGGGATGATTCCGACCGTGCCGCGCACGCTGGAAAAGATCGGCGTGCATACCGACGGCGTTGGCACCACGCGCTTTGCCGGTGCGTTCGACATCACCCGTCCGCTGGATCCGGCGGTGGGCCAGATCATCCAGTCGGTGATCAACAAGGGCTATGCCGATTTCACCGGCAAGGTAGCGCAGGCGCGCAAGAAGCCGGTGGAAGCGGTGGACGAAGTCGCACGCGGCCGCGTGTGGAGCGGCGCGCAGGCCAGGGAACGCGGCCTGGTCGACGAACTGGGTGGCATGCAGGCGGCCATCGATGACGCGGCCAAGCGTGCCAAGTTCGCCAAGGCTGACGATTACCGCGTGCGTTACATCGAGCAGTCGGCATCGCCGTTCGAACAGTTCCTCGGTCGCATGGCCAGTACCCGCATGGGCGCACTGTGGCTGAAGGATTCGGACATGGCGCGAGCCGTGCTGGCCAAGCGCCTGCCGGAAGGCGAGACCCAGCTGCGCTTTGTCGAGGAGGCGATCCAGAGTCGCCAGGGATCGCCGGTGAAGGCATTGGCGTACTGCTTCTGCGGTTACTGA